A single window of Haliotis asinina isolate JCU_RB_2024 chromosome 5, JCU_Hal_asi_v2, whole genome shotgun sequence DNA harbors:
- the LOC137283989 gene encoding uncharacterized protein: MPRFTEAQGNNAIGHLEAGKSQSAITRELNVSQSTIARLWHRYQQQGSTRYRPRSGRPRVTTPSQDRLIRLRHLQNRYTTAASSTSIVPRLRTISDETVGYRLRQAGIPSRRPLRRPVLTRQRRQECRQRYRQHLL; the protein is encoded by the coding sequence atgcctagaTTTACTGAGGCTCAGGgcaacaatgcgattggtcatttggaggctgggaagtctcagtctgcgattaCAAGggaactgaatgtgtcacagagtaccatagcaagactttggcatcgctaccagcagcaagggtcaacacgttatcgccccaggtcaggtcgaccccgtGTGACCACGCCTTCTCAGGACAGGCttattcggcttcgacatttgcAGAACAGGTACACCACAGCAGCATCCTCAACGTCGATAGTACCAAgactcagaacaatttctgatgAGACTGTGGGGTACCGCTTACGTCAGGCTGGTATTCcttccagaagacctttgcgtCGACCAGTCCTAACACGTCAACGTCGCCAAGAATGCAGACAGAGGTATCGCCAACATCTCCTATGA